The Mytilus trossulus isolate FHL-02 chromosome 13, PNRI_Mtr1.1.1.hap1, whole genome shotgun sequence genome has a segment encoding these proteins:
- the LOC134694378 gene encoding uncharacterized protein LOC134694378, whose protein sequence is MAVHLERFVCPHKSIKEFHQVYHILYGNPGSSNISQLLGTVRRFYRPGMSPKQSHMTYKNRLQCLHPAIIEEHIHRLINSHQNNREMIIEDKHDDIKIILNGKIVSLEPYMNFLTVIMKNHSSVAQNQPRLNRPPRLNVLISF, encoded by the exons ATGGCTGTTCATCTAGAGAGATTTGTATGCCCGCATAAGAGTATAAAGGAATTTCACCAAGTCTATCATATCTTATACGGAAATCCTGGATCATCAAATATAAGCCAATTACTTGGAACTGTTCGACGTTTTTATAGACCTGGAATGTCTCCAAAACAATCACATATGACGTACAAGAATAGACTACAG TGCTTGCATCCTGCAATAATTGAGGAACATATACACAGACTAATTAACAGTCATCAAAACAACAGGGAAATGATAATAGAAGACAAACACGACGATATCAAGATTATACTCAATGGTAAAATCGTCTCCTTAGAGCCATAC ATGAACTTTCTCACAGTAATAATGAAGAATCATTCATCTGTGGCTCAAAACCAGCCACGACTAAATCGGCCTCCACGTCTTAATGTCTTAATATCATTCTAG